Proteins co-encoded in one Siniperca chuatsi isolate FFG_IHB_CAS linkage group LG11, ASM2008510v1, whole genome shotgun sequence genomic window:
- the lrrfip2 gene encoding leucine-rich repeat flightless-interacting protein 2 isoform X6 translates to MGTQGSGRKRAPLKDRFSAEDEALSSIAREAEARLAAKRAARAEARDIRMRELERQQKELSYRSSSGSNRKWGQIHQWMADTEKARSSSSSRSSSHHRRGLDDDVMSVRSYRDGLSTSSTLKTSRSTSSVYNDLHGYKKASSSKKDLLTGLYHDQRNYTSLTKTKAPPLPSTSTYQPRATTSSSSTTGTGLSRSYSMASIYDDNGLYGSGYSSRAPSEYSWYSSGASSTRSSPVSSSDDDTVSSVSQERFSRGRRDSASSDFSDISESAADYFSRSNRRGSIVSDLDDLSIPDLDALDEKCDKQYSDYSRPSSRCATPGLSAATLATLGGTSSRRGSADTGSIYEPDTSLSELRDIYELKDQIQDVEGRYMQGLKELKESLAEVEEKYKKAMVSNAQLDNDKGNLIYQVDTLKDVIEEMEEQMAEMKRELEEKSKELERQKHTCTVLQHKQEELKEGIRQRDELIEESQRMQTKLDDLTREVFDLQETINWKDKKIGALERQKEYFDCIRNERDELRDELADIKGKAKAVETHGLVIIPDGTPNGDVNHEPQSSGITVVSQEAAQVLESAGEGPLDVRLRKLAEEKDELLAQIRKLKNQLEEERQKHSKMDSAYTDGEKMENGTDLHFIEMQRDANRQISEYKFKLSKAEQEMGTMEQNIARLEGQVSRYKASADNSEKVEDELKAEKRKLQRELRTALDKIEEMEMTNNHLVKRLEKMKANRNALLSQQ, encoded by the exons GCAGAGGCGAGGCTGGCAGCGAAGAGGGCGGCTCGAGCAGAGGCCAGGGATATTCGAATGAGGGAACTTGAACGGCAGCAGAAAGAG CTTTCTTACCGCTCATCCAGTGGTAGCAACAGAAAATGGGGTCAGATCCACCAGTGGATG GCTGATACAGAAAAGGCCAGATCCTCTAGTAGTAGTAGATCTAGCAGCCATCATCGCCGG GGGCTGGATGATGATGTCATGTCAGTCCGCAGCTACAGG GATGGCCTCTCCACTAGCTCCACCCTCAAGACTTCCCGATCCACT AGTTCTGTGTACAATGACCTGCATGGCTATAAAAAGGCCAGCTCCTCGAAGAAGGACCTGCTG ACTGGACTGTACCATGATCAAAGGAACTACACCAGCCTAACGAAGACCAAAGCACCGCCTCTTCCTTCCACTTCCACCTATCAGCCTCGG GCCACCACTTCTTCGTCCTCCACCACTGGCACGGGGCTATCTCGCAGCTACAGCATG GCCTCTATTTACGATGACAACGGTCTTTATGGCTCGGGGTACAGTTCAAGAGCT CCCTCTGAATACAGCTGGTACTCCTCAGGAGCCAGCTCCACCCGCAGCAGCCCTGTG TCTTCCTCAGATGATGACACTGTCAGCAGCGTGTCCCAGGAGCGCTTCAGCAGAGGCCGCAGGGATAGTGCG TCGTCTGACTTCTCGGACATTAGCGAGTCGGCTGCTGATTATTTCAGCCGCTCCAACCGAAGAGGCAGTATTGTGTCTGACCTTGATGATTTGAGCATTCCAGATCTGGACGCT ctGGATGAAAAATGTGACAAGCAGTATTCAGATTATAGTCGG CCATCTTCCCGCTGTGCCACCCCAGGCCTCTCAGCAGCCACATTGGCAACACTGGGTGGCACCTCATCACGACGGGGCAGCGCAGACACTGGTAGCATCTATGAGCCCGACACCAGCCTGAGTGAACTTAGG GATATCTATGAACTAAAGGACCAGATTCAGGATGTAGAAGGGCGATACATGCAAGGGCTTAAAGAGCTGAAG GAGTCACTtgcagaggtggaggagaagtATAAGAAAGCCATGGTGTCGAACGCACAGCTGGACAATGACAAAGGCAACCTCATCTATCAAGTGGACACACTAAAGGATGTCATAGAGGAGATGGAGGAACAAATGGCTGAGATGAAGAGGGAGCTGGAAGAAAAGTCAAAG GAACTAGAAAGACAAAAGCACACATGTACAGTCCTGCAGCATAAACAAGAAGAACTGAAAGAGGGAATCCGCCAGAGAGATGAGCTTATAGAG GAGAGCCAGCGAATGCAGACTAAGTTAGATGACCTCACCAGAGAGGTGTTTGACCTGCAGGAAACGATAAACTGGAAGGACAAAAAGATTGGG GCCctagagagacagaaagagtacTTTGATTGCATTAGGAATGAGAGGGATGAGCTCAGAGATGAGCTCGCTGACATCAAGGGGAAGGCCAAAGCAGTAGAG ACACATGGGCTCGTCATCATCCCAGACGGCACACCAAATGGAGATGTCAACCATGAGCCTCAGTCCTCAGGGATCACTGTGGTCTCCCAGGAGGCCGCTCAGGTGCTGGAGTCTGCAGGAGAGGGCCCGCTGG ATGTCAGGCTACGGAAGTTGGCAGAGGAGAAAGATGAACTCTTGGCTCAGATCAGGAAGCTGAAGaatcagctggaggaggagagacagaaacactcaAAGATGGACAGTGCATACACAGACGGGGAGAAGATGGAGAACGGTACAGACCTACACTTTATTGAGATGCAGA GAGATGCCAACAGACAGATTAGTGAATACAAATTCAAGCTTTCCAAGGCAGAGCAGGAAATGGGTACAATGGAACAAAAT atTGCCAGACTTGAAGGGCAAGTGTCCAGGTACAAGGCATCAGCAGACAACTCAGAGAAAGTAGAAGATGAACTTAAGGCAGAAAAACGGAAACTTCAAAGAGAG CTGCGCACAGCTCTAGATAAGATAGAGGAGATGGAGATGACCAACAACCACCTAGTAAAGCGCCTCGAGAAGATGAAGGCCAACAGGAACGCCCTTCTGTCACAGCAGTGA
- the lrrfip2 gene encoding leucine-rich repeat flightless-interacting protein 2 isoform X19: protein MGTQGSGRKRAPLKDRFSAEDEALSSIAREAEARLAAKRAARAEARDIRMRELERQQKELSYRSSSGSNRKWGQIHQWMADTEKARSSSSSRSSSHHRRGLDDDVMSVRSYRSTSSAMRDLGSRSSSRRKDALDGLSTSSTLKTSRSTSSVYNDLHGYKKASSSKKDLLTGLYHDQRNYTSLTKTKAPPLPSTSTYQPRATTSSSSTTGTGLSRSYSMASIYDDNGLYGSGYSSRAPSEYSWYSSGASSTRSSPVSSSDDDTVSSVSQERFSRGRRDSASSDFSDISESAADYFSRSNRRGSIVSDLDDLSIPDLDALDEKCDKQYSDYSRPSSRCATPGLSAATLATLGGTSSRRGSADTGSIYEPDTSLSELRDIYELKDQIQDVEGRYMQGLKELKESLAEVEEKYKKAMVSNAQLDNDKGNLIYQVDTLKDVIEEMEEQMAEMKRELEEKSKELERQKHTCTVLQHKQEELKEGIRQRDELIETHGLVIIPDGTPNGDVNHEPQSSGITVVSQEAAQVLESAGEGPLDVRLRKLAEEKDELLAQIRKLKNQLEEERQKHSKMDSAYTDGEKMENGTDLHFIEMQRDANRQISEYKFKLSKAEQEMGTMEQNIARLEGQVSRYKASADNSEKVEDELKAEKRKLQRELRTALDKIEEMEMTNNHLVKRLEKMKANRNALLSQQ from the exons GCAGAGGCGAGGCTGGCAGCGAAGAGGGCGGCTCGAGCAGAGGCCAGGGATATTCGAATGAGGGAACTTGAACGGCAGCAGAAAGAG CTTTCTTACCGCTCATCCAGTGGTAGCAACAGAAAATGGGGTCAGATCCACCAGTGGATG GCTGATACAGAAAAGGCCAGATCCTCTAGTAGTAGTAGATCTAGCAGCCATCATCGCCGG GGGCTGGATGATGATGTCATGTCAGTCCGCAGCTACAGG tcaaCCTCATCAGCAATGCGTGACTTGGGGAGTCGATCCAGTTCCCGTAGAAAAGATGCCTTG GATGGCCTCTCCACTAGCTCCACCCTCAAGACTTCCCGATCCACT AGTTCTGTGTACAATGACCTGCATGGCTATAAAAAGGCCAGCTCCTCGAAGAAGGACCTGCTG ACTGGACTGTACCATGATCAAAGGAACTACACCAGCCTAACGAAGACCAAAGCACCGCCTCTTCCTTCCACTTCCACCTATCAGCCTCGG GCCACCACTTCTTCGTCCTCCACCACTGGCACGGGGCTATCTCGCAGCTACAGCATG GCCTCTATTTACGATGACAACGGTCTTTATGGCTCGGGGTACAGTTCAAGAGCT CCCTCTGAATACAGCTGGTACTCCTCAGGAGCCAGCTCCACCCGCAGCAGCCCTGTG TCTTCCTCAGATGATGACACTGTCAGCAGCGTGTCCCAGGAGCGCTTCAGCAGAGGCCGCAGGGATAGTGCG TCGTCTGACTTCTCGGACATTAGCGAGTCGGCTGCTGATTATTTCAGCCGCTCCAACCGAAGAGGCAGTATTGTGTCTGACCTTGATGATTTGAGCATTCCAGATCTGGACGCT ctGGATGAAAAATGTGACAAGCAGTATTCAGATTATAGTCGG CCATCTTCCCGCTGTGCCACCCCAGGCCTCTCAGCAGCCACATTGGCAACACTGGGTGGCACCTCATCACGACGGGGCAGCGCAGACACTGGTAGCATCTATGAGCCCGACACCAGCCTGAGTGAACTTAGG GATATCTATGAACTAAAGGACCAGATTCAGGATGTAGAAGGGCGATACATGCAAGGGCTTAAAGAGCTGAAG GAGTCACTtgcagaggtggaggagaagtATAAGAAAGCCATGGTGTCGAACGCACAGCTGGACAATGACAAAGGCAACCTCATCTATCAAGTGGACACACTAAAGGATGTCATAGAGGAGATGGAGGAACAAATGGCTGAGATGAAGAGGGAGCTGGAAGAAAAGTCAAAG GAACTAGAAAGACAAAAGCACACATGTACAGTCCTGCAGCATAAACAAGAAGAACTGAAAGAGGGAATCCGCCAGAGAGATGAGCTTATAGAG ACACATGGGCTCGTCATCATCCCAGACGGCACACCAAATGGAGATGTCAACCATGAGCCTCAGTCCTCAGGGATCACTGTGGTCTCCCAGGAGGCCGCTCAGGTGCTGGAGTCTGCAGGAGAGGGCCCGCTGG ATGTCAGGCTACGGAAGTTGGCAGAGGAGAAAGATGAACTCTTGGCTCAGATCAGGAAGCTGAAGaatcagctggaggaggagagacagaaacactcaAAGATGGACAGTGCATACACAGACGGGGAGAAGATGGAGAACGGTACAGACCTACACTTTATTGAGATGCAGA GAGATGCCAACAGACAGATTAGTGAATACAAATTCAAGCTTTCCAAGGCAGAGCAGGAAATGGGTACAATGGAACAAAAT atTGCCAGACTTGAAGGGCAAGTGTCCAGGTACAAGGCATCAGCAGACAACTCAGAGAAAGTAGAAGATGAACTTAAGGCAGAAAAACGGAAACTTCAAAGAGAG CTGCGCACAGCTCTAGATAAGATAGAGGAGATGGAGATGACCAACAACCACCTAGTAAAGCGCCTCGAGAAGATGAAGGCCAACAGGAACGCCCTTCTGTCACAGCAGTGA
- the lrrfip2 gene encoding leucine-rich repeat flightless-interacting protein 2 isoform X12, with amino-acid sequence MGTQGSGRKRAPLKDRFSAEDEALSSIAREAEARLAAKRAARAEARDIRMRELERQQKELSYRSSSGSNRKWGQIHQWMADTEKARSSSSSRSSSHHRRGLDDDVMSVRSYRSTSSAMRDLGSRSSSRRKDALDGLSTSSTLKTSRSTTGLYHDQRNYTSLTKTKAPPLPSTSTYQPRASIYDDNGLYGSGYSSRAPSEYSWYSSGASSTRSSPVSSSDDDTVSSVSQERFSRGRRDSASSDFSDISESAADYFSRSNRRGSIVSDLDDLSIPDLDALDEKCDKQYSDYSRPSSRCATPGLSAATLATLGGTSSRRGSADTGSIYEPDTSLSELRDIYELKDQIQDVEGRYMQGLKELKESLAEVEEKYKKAMVSNAQLDNDKGNLIYQVDTLKDVIEEMEEQMAEMKRELEEKSKELERQKHTCTVLQHKQEELKEGIRQRDELIEESQRMQTKLDDLTREVFDLQETINWKDKKIGALERQKEYFDCIRNERDELRDELADIKGKAKAVETHGLVIIPDGTPNGDVNHEPQSSGITVVSQEAAQVLESAGEGPLDVRLRKLAEEKDELLAQIRKLKNQLEEERQKHSKMDSAYTDGEKMENGTDLHFIEMQRDANRQISEYKFKLSKAEQEMGTMEQNIARLEGQVSRYKASADNSEKVEDELKAEKRKLQRELRTALDKIEEMEMTNNHLVKRLEKMKANRNALLSQQ; translated from the exons GCAGAGGCGAGGCTGGCAGCGAAGAGGGCGGCTCGAGCAGAGGCCAGGGATATTCGAATGAGGGAACTTGAACGGCAGCAGAAAGAG CTTTCTTACCGCTCATCCAGTGGTAGCAACAGAAAATGGGGTCAGATCCACCAGTGGATG GCTGATACAGAAAAGGCCAGATCCTCTAGTAGTAGTAGATCTAGCAGCCATCATCGCCGG GGGCTGGATGATGATGTCATGTCAGTCCGCAGCTACAGG tcaaCCTCATCAGCAATGCGTGACTTGGGGAGTCGATCCAGTTCCCGTAGAAAAGATGCCTTG GATGGCCTCTCCACTAGCTCCACCCTCAAGACTTCCCGATCCACT ACTGGACTGTACCATGATCAAAGGAACTACACCAGCCTAACGAAGACCAAAGCACCGCCTCTTCCTTCCACTTCCACCTATCAGCCTCGG GCCTCTATTTACGATGACAACGGTCTTTATGGCTCGGGGTACAGTTCAAGAGCT CCCTCTGAATACAGCTGGTACTCCTCAGGAGCCAGCTCCACCCGCAGCAGCCCTGTG TCTTCCTCAGATGATGACACTGTCAGCAGCGTGTCCCAGGAGCGCTTCAGCAGAGGCCGCAGGGATAGTGCG TCGTCTGACTTCTCGGACATTAGCGAGTCGGCTGCTGATTATTTCAGCCGCTCCAACCGAAGAGGCAGTATTGTGTCTGACCTTGATGATTTGAGCATTCCAGATCTGGACGCT ctGGATGAAAAATGTGACAAGCAGTATTCAGATTATAGTCGG CCATCTTCCCGCTGTGCCACCCCAGGCCTCTCAGCAGCCACATTGGCAACACTGGGTGGCACCTCATCACGACGGGGCAGCGCAGACACTGGTAGCATCTATGAGCCCGACACCAGCCTGAGTGAACTTAGG GATATCTATGAACTAAAGGACCAGATTCAGGATGTAGAAGGGCGATACATGCAAGGGCTTAAAGAGCTGAAG GAGTCACTtgcagaggtggaggagaagtATAAGAAAGCCATGGTGTCGAACGCACAGCTGGACAATGACAAAGGCAACCTCATCTATCAAGTGGACACACTAAAGGATGTCATAGAGGAGATGGAGGAACAAATGGCTGAGATGAAGAGGGAGCTGGAAGAAAAGTCAAAG GAACTAGAAAGACAAAAGCACACATGTACAGTCCTGCAGCATAAACAAGAAGAACTGAAAGAGGGAATCCGCCAGAGAGATGAGCTTATAGAG GAGAGCCAGCGAATGCAGACTAAGTTAGATGACCTCACCAGAGAGGTGTTTGACCTGCAGGAAACGATAAACTGGAAGGACAAAAAGATTGGG GCCctagagagacagaaagagtacTTTGATTGCATTAGGAATGAGAGGGATGAGCTCAGAGATGAGCTCGCTGACATCAAGGGGAAGGCCAAAGCAGTAGAG ACACATGGGCTCGTCATCATCCCAGACGGCACACCAAATGGAGATGTCAACCATGAGCCTCAGTCCTCAGGGATCACTGTGGTCTCCCAGGAGGCCGCTCAGGTGCTGGAGTCTGCAGGAGAGGGCCCGCTGG ATGTCAGGCTACGGAAGTTGGCAGAGGAGAAAGATGAACTCTTGGCTCAGATCAGGAAGCTGAAGaatcagctggaggaggagagacagaaacactcaAAGATGGACAGTGCATACACAGACGGGGAGAAGATGGAGAACGGTACAGACCTACACTTTATTGAGATGCAGA GAGATGCCAACAGACAGATTAGTGAATACAAATTCAAGCTTTCCAAGGCAGAGCAGGAAATGGGTACAATGGAACAAAAT atTGCCAGACTTGAAGGGCAAGTGTCCAGGTACAAGGCATCAGCAGACAACTCAGAGAAAGTAGAAGATGAACTTAAGGCAGAAAAACGGAAACTTCAAAGAGAG CTGCGCACAGCTCTAGATAAGATAGAGGAGATGGAGATGACCAACAACCACCTAGTAAAGCGCCTCGAGAAGATGAAGGCCAACAGGAACGCCCTTCTGTCACAGCAGTGA
- the lrrfip2 gene encoding leucine-rich repeat flightless-interacting protein 2 isoform X25, whose protein sequence is MGTQGSGRKRAPLKDRFSAEDEALSSIAREAEARLAAKRAARAEARDIRMRELERQQKELSYRSSSGSNRKWGQIHQWMADTEKARSSSSSRSSSHHRRGLDDDVMSVRSYRSTSSAMRDLGSRSSSRRKDALDGLSTSSTLKTSRSTSSVYNDLHGYKKASSSKKDLLTGLYHDQRNYTSLTKTKAPPLPSTSTYQPRSSSDDDTVSSVSQERFSRGRRDSALDEKCDKQYSDYSRPSSRCATPGLSAATLATLGGTSSRRGSADTGSIYEPDTSLSELRDIYELKDQIQDVEGRYMQGLKELKESLAEVEEKYKKAMVSNAQLDNDKGNLIYQVDTLKDVIEEMEEQMAEMKRELEEKSKELERQKHTCTVLQHKQEELKEGIRQRDELIEESQRMQTKLDDLTREVFDLQETINWKDKKIGALERQKEYFDCIRNERDELRDELADIKGKAKAVETHGLVIIPDGTPNGDVNHEPQSSGITVVSQEAAQVLESAGEGPLDVRLRKLAEEKDELLAQIRKLKNQLEEERQKHSKMDSAYTDGEKMENGTDLHFIEMQRDANRQISEYKFKLSKAEQEMGTMEQNIARLEGQVSRYKASADNSEKVEDELKAEKRKLQRELRTALDKIEEMEMTNNHLVKRLEKMKANRNALLSQQ, encoded by the exons GCAGAGGCGAGGCTGGCAGCGAAGAGGGCGGCTCGAGCAGAGGCCAGGGATATTCGAATGAGGGAACTTGAACGGCAGCAGAAAGAG CTTTCTTACCGCTCATCCAGTGGTAGCAACAGAAAATGGGGTCAGATCCACCAGTGGATG GCTGATACAGAAAAGGCCAGATCCTCTAGTAGTAGTAGATCTAGCAGCCATCATCGCCGG GGGCTGGATGATGATGTCATGTCAGTCCGCAGCTACAGG tcaaCCTCATCAGCAATGCGTGACTTGGGGAGTCGATCCAGTTCCCGTAGAAAAGATGCCTTG GATGGCCTCTCCACTAGCTCCACCCTCAAGACTTCCCGATCCACT AGTTCTGTGTACAATGACCTGCATGGCTATAAAAAGGCCAGCTCCTCGAAGAAGGACCTGCTG ACTGGACTGTACCATGATCAAAGGAACTACACCAGCCTAACGAAGACCAAAGCACCGCCTCTTCCTTCCACTTCCACCTATCAGCCTCGG TCTTCCTCAGATGATGACACTGTCAGCAGCGTGTCCCAGGAGCGCTTCAGCAGAGGCCGCAGGGATAGTGCG ctGGATGAAAAATGTGACAAGCAGTATTCAGATTATAGTCGG CCATCTTCCCGCTGTGCCACCCCAGGCCTCTCAGCAGCCACATTGGCAACACTGGGTGGCACCTCATCACGACGGGGCAGCGCAGACACTGGTAGCATCTATGAGCCCGACACCAGCCTGAGTGAACTTAGG GATATCTATGAACTAAAGGACCAGATTCAGGATGTAGAAGGGCGATACATGCAAGGGCTTAAAGAGCTGAAG GAGTCACTtgcagaggtggaggagaagtATAAGAAAGCCATGGTGTCGAACGCACAGCTGGACAATGACAAAGGCAACCTCATCTATCAAGTGGACACACTAAAGGATGTCATAGAGGAGATGGAGGAACAAATGGCTGAGATGAAGAGGGAGCTGGAAGAAAAGTCAAAG GAACTAGAAAGACAAAAGCACACATGTACAGTCCTGCAGCATAAACAAGAAGAACTGAAAGAGGGAATCCGCCAGAGAGATGAGCTTATAGAG GAGAGCCAGCGAATGCAGACTAAGTTAGATGACCTCACCAGAGAGGTGTTTGACCTGCAGGAAACGATAAACTGGAAGGACAAAAAGATTGGG GCCctagagagacagaaagagtacTTTGATTGCATTAGGAATGAGAGGGATGAGCTCAGAGATGAGCTCGCTGACATCAAGGGGAAGGCCAAAGCAGTAGAG ACACATGGGCTCGTCATCATCCCAGACGGCACACCAAATGGAGATGTCAACCATGAGCCTCAGTCCTCAGGGATCACTGTGGTCTCCCAGGAGGCCGCTCAGGTGCTGGAGTCTGCAGGAGAGGGCCCGCTGG ATGTCAGGCTACGGAAGTTGGCAGAGGAGAAAGATGAACTCTTGGCTCAGATCAGGAAGCTGAAGaatcagctggaggaggagagacagaaacactcaAAGATGGACAGTGCATACACAGACGGGGAGAAGATGGAGAACGGTACAGACCTACACTTTATTGAGATGCAGA GAGATGCCAACAGACAGATTAGTGAATACAAATTCAAGCTTTCCAAGGCAGAGCAGGAAATGGGTACAATGGAACAAAAT atTGCCAGACTTGAAGGGCAAGTGTCCAGGTACAAGGCATCAGCAGACAACTCAGAGAAAGTAGAAGATGAACTTAAGGCAGAAAAACGGAAACTTCAAAGAGAG CTGCGCACAGCTCTAGATAAGATAGAGGAGATGGAGATGACCAACAACCACCTAGTAAAGCGCCTCGAGAAGATGAAGGCCAACAGGAACGCCCTTCTGTCACAGCAGTGA
- the lrrfip2 gene encoding leucine-rich repeat flightless-interacting protein 2 isoform X5 → MGTQGSGRKRAPLKDRFSAEDEALSSIAREAEARLAAKRAARAEARDIRMRELERQQKELSYRSSSGSNRKWGQIHQWMADTEKARSSSSSRSSSHHRRGLDDDVMSVRSYRSTSSAMRDLGSRSSSRRKDALDGLSTSSTLKTSRSTTGLYHDQRNYTSLTKTKAPPLPSTSTYQPRATTSSSSTTGTGLSRSYSMASIYDDNGLYGSGYSSRAPSEYSWYSSGASSTRSSPVSSSDDDTVSSVSQERFSRGRRDSASSDFSDISESAADYFSRSNRRGSIVSDLDDLSIPDLDALDEKCDKQYSDYSRPSSRCATPGLSAATLATLGGTSSRRGSADTGSIYEPDTSLSELRDIYELKDQIQDVEGRYMQGLKELKESLAEVEEKYKKAMVSNAQLDNDKGNLIYQVDTLKDVIEEMEEQMAEMKRELEEKSKELERQKHTCTVLQHKQEELKEGIRQRDELIEESQRMQTKLDDLTREVFDLQETINWKDKKIGALERQKEYFDCIRNERDELRDELADIKGKAKAVETHGLVIIPDGTPNGDVNHEPQSSGITVVSQEAAQVLESAGEGPLDVRLRKLAEEKDELLAQIRKLKNQLEEERQKHSKMDSAYTDGEKMENGTDLHFIEMQRDANRQISEYKFKLSKAEQEMGTMEQNIARLEGQVSRYKASADNSEKVEDELKAEKRKLQRELRTALDKIEEMEMTNNHLVKRLEKMKANRNALLSQQ, encoded by the exons GCAGAGGCGAGGCTGGCAGCGAAGAGGGCGGCTCGAGCAGAGGCCAGGGATATTCGAATGAGGGAACTTGAACGGCAGCAGAAAGAG CTTTCTTACCGCTCATCCAGTGGTAGCAACAGAAAATGGGGTCAGATCCACCAGTGGATG GCTGATACAGAAAAGGCCAGATCCTCTAGTAGTAGTAGATCTAGCAGCCATCATCGCCGG GGGCTGGATGATGATGTCATGTCAGTCCGCAGCTACAGG tcaaCCTCATCAGCAATGCGTGACTTGGGGAGTCGATCCAGTTCCCGTAGAAAAGATGCCTTG GATGGCCTCTCCACTAGCTCCACCCTCAAGACTTCCCGATCCACT ACTGGACTGTACCATGATCAAAGGAACTACACCAGCCTAACGAAGACCAAAGCACCGCCTCTTCCTTCCACTTCCACCTATCAGCCTCGG GCCACCACTTCTTCGTCCTCCACCACTGGCACGGGGCTATCTCGCAGCTACAGCATG GCCTCTATTTACGATGACAACGGTCTTTATGGCTCGGGGTACAGTTCAAGAGCT CCCTCTGAATACAGCTGGTACTCCTCAGGAGCCAGCTCCACCCGCAGCAGCCCTGTG TCTTCCTCAGATGATGACACTGTCAGCAGCGTGTCCCAGGAGCGCTTCAGCAGAGGCCGCAGGGATAGTGCG TCGTCTGACTTCTCGGACATTAGCGAGTCGGCTGCTGATTATTTCAGCCGCTCCAACCGAAGAGGCAGTATTGTGTCTGACCTTGATGATTTGAGCATTCCAGATCTGGACGCT ctGGATGAAAAATGTGACAAGCAGTATTCAGATTATAGTCGG CCATCTTCCCGCTGTGCCACCCCAGGCCTCTCAGCAGCCACATTGGCAACACTGGGTGGCACCTCATCACGACGGGGCAGCGCAGACACTGGTAGCATCTATGAGCCCGACACCAGCCTGAGTGAACTTAGG GATATCTATGAACTAAAGGACCAGATTCAGGATGTAGAAGGGCGATACATGCAAGGGCTTAAAGAGCTGAAG GAGTCACTtgcagaggtggaggagaagtATAAGAAAGCCATGGTGTCGAACGCACAGCTGGACAATGACAAAGGCAACCTCATCTATCAAGTGGACACACTAAAGGATGTCATAGAGGAGATGGAGGAACAAATGGCTGAGATGAAGAGGGAGCTGGAAGAAAAGTCAAAG GAACTAGAAAGACAAAAGCACACATGTACAGTCCTGCAGCATAAACAAGAAGAACTGAAAGAGGGAATCCGCCAGAGAGATGAGCTTATAGAG GAGAGCCAGCGAATGCAGACTAAGTTAGATGACCTCACCAGAGAGGTGTTTGACCTGCAGGAAACGATAAACTGGAAGGACAAAAAGATTGGG GCCctagagagacagaaagagtacTTTGATTGCATTAGGAATGAGAGGGATGAGCTCAGAGATGAGCTCGCTGACATCAAGGGGAAGGCCAAAGCAGTAGAG ACACATGGGCTCGTCATCATCCCAGACGGCACACCAAATGGAGATGTCAACCATGAGCCTCAGTCCTCAGGGATCACTGTGGTCTCCCAGGAGGCCGCTCAGGTGCTGGAGTCTGCAGGAGAGGGCCCGCTGG ATGTCAGGCTACGGAAGTTGGCAGAGGAGAAAGATGAACTCTTGGCTCAGATCAGGAAGCTGAAGaatcagctggaggaggagagacagaaacactcaAAGATGGACAGTGCATACACAGACGGGGAGAAGATGGAGAACGGTACAGACCTACACTTTATTGAGATGCAGA GAGATGCCAACAGACAGATTAGTGAATACAAATTCAAGCTTTCCAAGGCAGAGCAGGAAATGGGTACAATGGAACAAAAT atTGCCAGACTTGAAGGGCAAGTGTCCAGGTACAAGGCATCAGCAGACAACTCAGAGAAAGTAGAAGATGAACTTAAGGCAGAAAAACGGAAACTTCAAAGAGAG CTGCGCACAGCTCTAGATAAGATAGAGGAGATGGAGATGACCAACAACCACCTAGTAAAGCGCCTCGAGAAGATGAAGGCCAACAGGAACGCCCTTCTGTCACAGCAGTGA